Genomic segment of Drosophila biarmipes strain raj3 chromosome 2L, RU_DBia_V1.1, whole genome shotgun sequence:
ttcacttctcttctctactgttaacacactgcacggtacgaaagtcactgaagaactatttccaaattttcgacgagctcatatttatacctaaacccccagaaacacgagcgagtccgaacgatatgttcgtctcgctctccgctcgacaactgagatggactctgcttccctctcttttcaaccctccccgttttgctatataaggaggtagcaaatgcggctatcgtttattgtgttttgaaacgtgaagtgaacgtgaacagcagtgaattcgaaaatggcccgtaccaagcaaaccgctcgcaaatcgactggtggcaaggcgccacgcaagcaactggctactaaggccgctcgcaagagcgcccccgccaccggaggcgtgaagaagcctcatcggtaccgccctggaactgttgccctgcgtgagatccgtcgataccagaagagtaccgagctgctgatccgcaagctgcctttccagcgtctggtgcgtgaaatcgctcaggacttcaagactgacctgcgattccagagctcggcggtgatggctctgcaggaagctagcgaggcctatctagtaggcctctttgaagataccaacttgtgtgccattcatgccaagcgtgtcaccatcatgcccaaggacatccagttggcccgtcgcattcgcggcgagcgtgcttaggtcgagacggcttcaactggctgccagtgcgctaacataatttgtacaaatcggtccttttcaggaccacaaattaattcaatgagatactaattttatctggaggctttaacataaaaataaagaaaaattattttccgtcccgtttttttaagtgaattgaataattgttaattcattttttccaatttgtactgccttgataaatttaatagtagtcggaaattgtcttttgatttgagttcccggggttttttatgtgacagctgctgtgcggtaccgatggtcaagactttcaaacagaaaaaataaaaaaaaatactaaatgcagcataaaaaaatattaacagggctaatgaatctgttggttgtttaataaacaaaatttcatatattttctttataattttaactgcagtgcaacctccaagatattttttaatagggacgcaaaataaacagtttgtagctatatgtaaatatttctgaaaattgtttatagtatattgaaatattagataaagctaatatataatattagttttttacaatatattttattttttttttatcaaatgttttttaacaaatttcgttttgaatgtcggcatgtattgagaaagggtagcgttatatggaacaaccacgatcaacataagacattcaaacatcaacaaaaaatataaaaacttttgagcgctatttataaattagacatagctgctaaggaatgcataacgtcttataaaaaacaagaaaaatattaaaacatgtactttttatattttttctttaatattaacttaagtgtggtctcaggcctcaatggaatttatatatgggacggatattagcaaaatgtagtgaaaactattaataacaatgccccaaaagctggactgcgctaagcaaagacataataaatataagaaaacatcgaacaaataccacattttaagttaattatatttttaacaatcagaaaactattgccgagtgtgttctcacagccaattttgcatgtagccaagggacaacttgaaacaaataaaaaaatacctaaagtaataataagtataaagacttgtagtattacttaaagtaaaatgttcaaacttcatttttccttagcaagttacaaaatatttctagaaatcttattttaaaatgtttttttaaagtaattattcatgttacgaatgtcaatcttgaagttgatacggctataaaaggttacaaaaacaagaacataacatttctagcacattaccttcttaatttatcgtttttgaatgtaaaacgataaaaaaattatttagttttagtatcttaagccctgaaaataagaaaataagtttgcacttcaagcaaaaattagcagagcaaatgactgatgccagactcacagttgaagtgctctcctcctcgattctcattcgaacaaaggaggttggtcacaagcgcgcgctccgttttctatacaaaaaagtgtagtttagtgaaaaaaaatgtctgattctgcagttgcaacgtccgcttccccagtggctgctcccccagcgccagttgagaagaagctggccaccaaaaaggcatctggttccgctgccttaaaagcaaagaaggccgctgccccgccatcgcatccgccaactcaacaaatggtggacgcttctatcaagaatttgaaggaacgaggtggctcatctcttctggcaatcaagaaatacatcaccgccacctacaaatgcgatgcccagaagctggctccattcataaagaaatacttgaaatctgccgtggtcaatggaaagttgatccaaacaaagggaaaaggcgcgtctggttcattcaaactgtcggcctccgccaagaaggatccgaagccgaagcctgcgtctgctgagaagaaggtgaaaagcaagaaggtagccgtcaaaaagaccggagccaccgccaagaaagttgccgccgcagctgccgacaagaagcccaaggctaagaaggctgtggccaccaaaaagaccgcagagaagaagaaaacagagaaggcgaaggccaaggatgcaaagaaaactggaaccgtgaaggcgaagccagcagcagcgaaggccaagtcgaccgcagtgaagccgaaggcagcaaaagcagcaaaggccaagccagcggcctctgctaagcccaaaaaggcggtgaagaaagcagcggcgcctgctaccgctaagaaaccgaaagccaagactacggctgccaagaagtaaagtacagtacctggtacatgctcgcaatcgtaattttagattttgaaatctgaaatttaaacaagcccttttcagggctacaacgttcgtttacaggagaaagaaactttcaattcacttatccgattattttatggccattcgtatttttccacatttaattggactcgattagtttatgattaaaaaagaaatatgtaataagaatatgtcataacttgtgtcttaatacaaataattataagtgtacccttgtagccgcattaattttagctgctttaccagagtatctaaatggaaagtatatatggctccaaagttcttcagaaaaaaacacaaattgaacttttatcacgcattttattggcaaacggcaagctgaaaatttagtttctttggttaaatatgttgtggccctgaaaagggcctttttggatcttcctccccatacgcagcaggagaaaattacttggagctggtgtacttggtgacagccttggttccctcactgacggcgtgcttcgccaactctccgggcagaagtaggcgaacagccgtttggatctcccgactggtgatagtcgagcgcttgttgtagtgagccagacgagaagcctcggcagcaatgcgttcgaagatatcattcacaaagctgttcatgatgctcatcgccttcgacgaaatgcccgtgtcggggtggacctgcttcaggaccttgtaaatgtagatggcgtagctctccttcctcttgcgcttcttcttcttgtcgctcttggtgatgttcttctgggctttgccagccttcttggctgcctttccactagttttcggcggcattattcacttcacttatgatttcacaaacacaactcactgatcataatggtgcccaagcgcgttcaactttatactttttctcgagccatgttttcaggtctggggcacccacccctaactgaacgcgcaggcagacggaaaagtataaatatgtggctacccggggctcgtcgagcattcgtttttagtgtgtaaagtgaactaagtgaaatactcgtaaagcaaaatgtctggtcgtggaaaaggtggcaaagtgaagggaaaggcgaagtcccgctccaaccgtgccggtcttcagttcccagtaggccgtattcaccgtctgctccgcaagggcaactatgccgagcgagttggtgccggcgctccagtttacctggctgctgtgatggaatatctggccgctgaggttctcgagttggctggcaatgctgctcgtgacaacaagaagactaggattatcccgcgtcatctgcagctggccatccgcaacgacgaggagttgaacaagctgctctccggcgtcaccattgcccagggtggagtgttgcccaacatacaggctgttctgttgcccaaaaagaccgagaagaaggcttaaacgtttgatacatacttgtacataaacaaacataaacaaacccaaccgtccttttcaggacgaccaaggtgttaccaaagaattgaagaattttcaatactaataccatattattaaaacaataagtataaggacgtgtgggaaactgatgtcgattttgtataagcgttggtcctatagcagtcggacagaaataagacctaagaggttcatcgcaaaatggcgaatttctgtcaatgctgtatctgcggcacagcctgtacaaaatagatgtgtatctacctgaactactttcatttcaaatttcattttggttcaataaacatatattatttatgaagcatcaactttcgaatcaaagcattattggaaaatgtgtctctttggaaatttaaatggtggtcctgaaaaggaccgattgctgaaaaagtacaagctgtactagttttttaaccgccgaagccgtacagggtgcggccttgcctcttcagtgcgtacacaacgtccatggcggtgacggtcttcctcttggcgtgttcggtgtaggtgacggcatcacggataacgttctccaagaacaccttcagaacgcctcgtgtttcctcgtatataagtccggagatgcgttttacaccgccacgacgagccaaacggcggatagctggcttcgtgataccctggatgttgtcacgcagcactttgcggtgacgcttggcgcctccttttcccaagcctttgcctcctttaccacgaccagtcatatttcacttctcttctctactgttaacacactgcacggtacgaaagtcactgaagaactatttccaaattttcgacgagctcatatttatacctaaacccccagaaacacgagcgagtccgaacgatatgttcgtctcgctctccgctcgacaactgagatggactctgcttccctctcttttcaaccctccccgttttgctatataaggaggtagcaaatgcggctatcgtttattgtgttttgaaacgtgaagtgaacgtgaacagcagtgaattcgaaaatggcccgtaccaagcaaaccgctcgcaaatcgactggtggcaaggcgccacgcaagcaactggctactaaggccgctcgcaagagcgcccccgccaccggaggcgtgaagaagcctcatcggtaccgccctggaactgttgccctgcgtgagatccgtcgataccagaagagtaccgagctgctgatccgcaagctgcctttccagcgtctggtgcgtgaaatcgctcaggacttcaagactgacctgcgattccagagctcggcggtgatggctctgcaggaagctagcgaggcctatctagtaggcctctttgaagataccaacttgtgtgccattcatgccaagcgtgtcaccatcatgcccaaggacatccagttggcccgtcgcattcgcggcgagcgtgcttaggtcgagacggcttcaactggctgccagtgcgctaacataatttgtacaaatcggtccttttcaggaccacaaattaattcaatgagatactaattttatctggaggctttaacataaaaataaagaaaaattattttccgtcccgtttttttaagtgaattgaataattgttaattcattttttccaatttgtactgccttgataaatttaatagtagtcggaaattgtcttttgatttgagttcccggggttttttatgtgacagctgctgtgcggtaccgatggtcaagactttcaaacagaaaaaataaaaaaaaatactaaatgcagcataaaaaaatattaacagggctaatgaatctgttggttgtttaataaacaaaatttcatatattttctttataattttaactgcagtgcaacctccaagatattttttaatagggacgcaaaataaacagtttgtagctatatgtaaatatttctgaaaattgtttatagtatattgaaatattagataaagctaatatataatattagttttttacaatatattttattttttttttatcaaatgttttttaacaaatttcgttttgaatgtcggcatgtattgagaaagggtagcgttatatggaacaaccacgatcaacataagacattcaaacatcaacaaaaaatataaaaacttttgagcgctatttataaattagacatagctgctaaggaatgcataacgtcttataaaaaacaagaaaaatattaaaacatgtactttttatattttttctttaatattaacttaagtgtggtctcaggcctcaatggaatttatatatgggacggatattagcaaaatgtagtgaaaactattaataacaatgccccaaaagctggactgcgctaagcaaagacataataaatataagaaaacatcgaacaaataccacattttaagttaattatatttttaacaatcagaaaactattgccgagtgtgttctcacagccaattttgcatgtagccaagggacaacttgaaacaaataaaaaaatacctaaagtaataataagtataaagacttgtagtattacttaaagtaaaatgttcaaacttcatttttccttagcaagttacaaaatatttctagaaatcttattttaaaatgtttttttaaagtaattattcatgttacgaatgtcaatcttgaagttgatacggctataaaaggttacaaaaacaagaacataacatttctagcacattaccttcttaatttatcgtttttgaatgtaaaacgataaaaaaattatttagttttagtatcttaagccctgaaaataagaaaataagtttgcacttcaagcaaaaattagcagagcaaatgactgatgccagactcacagttgaagtgctctcctcctcgattctcattcgaacaaaggaggttggtcacaagcgcgcgctccgttttctatacaaaaaagtgtagtttagtgaaaaaaaatgtctgattctgcagttgcaacgtccgcttccccagtggctgctcccccagcgccagttgagaagaagctggccaccaaaaaggcatctggttccgctgccttaaaagcaaagaaggccgctgccccgccatcgcatccgccaactcaacaaatggtggacgcttctatcaagaatttgaaggaacgaggtggctcatctcttctggcaatcaagaaatacatcaccgccacctacaaatgcgatgcccagaagctggctccattcataaagaaatacttgaaatctgccgtggtcaatggaaagttgatccaaacaaagggaaaaggcgcgtctggttcattcaaactgtcggcctccgccaagaaggatccgaagccgaagcctgcgtctgctgagaagaaggtgaaaagcaagaaggtagccgtcaaaaagaccggagccaccgccaagaaagttgccgccgcagctgccgacaagaagcccaaggctaagaaggctgtggccaccaaaaagaccgcagagaagaagaaaacagagaaggcgaaggccaaggatgcaaagaaaactggaaccgtgaaggcgaagccagcagcagcgaaggccaagtcgaccgcagtgaagccgaaggcagcaaaagcagcaaaggccaagccagcggcctctgctaagcccaaaaaggcggtgaagaaagcagcggcgcctgctaccgctaagaaaccgaaagccaagactacggctgccaagaagtaaagtacagtacctggtacatgctcgcaatcgtaattttagattttgaaatctgaaatttaaacaagcccttttcagggctacaacgttcgtttacaggagaaagaaactttcaattcacttatccgattattttatggccattcgtatttttccacatttaattggactcgattagtttatgattaaaaaagaaatatgtaataagaatatgtcataacttgtgtcttaatacaaataattataagtgtacccttgtagccgcattaattttagctgctttaccagagtatctaaatggaaagtatatatggctccaaagttcttcagaaaaaaacacaaattgaacttttatcacgcattttattggcaaacggcaagctgaaaatttagtttctttggttaaatatgttgtggccctgaaaagggcctttttggatcttcctccccatacgcagcaggagaaaattacttggagctggtgtacttggtgacagccttggttccctcactgacggcgtgcttcgccaactctccgggcagaagtaggcgaacagccgtttggatctcccgactggtgatagtcgagcgcttgttgtagtgagccagacgagaagcctcggcagcaatgcgttcgaagatatcattcacaaagctgttcatgatgctcatcgccttcgacgaaatgcccgtgtcggggtggacctgcttcaggaccttgtaaatgtagatggcgtagctctccttcctcttgcgcttcttcttcttgtcgctcttggtgatgttcttctgggctttgccagccttcttggctgcctttccactagttttcggcggcattattcacttcacttatgatttcacaaacacaactcactgatcataatggtgcccaagcgcgttcaactttatactttttctcgagccatgttttcaggtctggggcacccacccctaactgaacgcgcaggcagacggaaaagtataaatatgtggctacccggggctcgtcgagcattcgtttttagtgtgtaaagtgaactaagtgaaatactcgtaaagcaaaatgtctggtcgtggaaaaggtggcaaagtgaagggaaaggcgaagtcccgctccaaccgtgccggtcttcagttcccagtaggccgtattcaccgtctgctccgcaagggcaactatgccgagcgagttggtgccggcgctccagtttacctggctgctgtgatggaatatctggccgctgaggttctcgagttggctggcaatgctgctcgtgacaacaagaagactaggattatcccgcgtcatctgcagctggccatccgcaacgacgaggagttgaacaagctgctctccggcgtcaccattgcccagggtggagtgttgcccaacatacaggctgttctgttgcccaaaaagaccgagaagaaggcttaaacgtttgatacatacttgtacataaacaaacataaacaaacccaaccgtccttttcaggacgaccaaggtgttaccaaagaattgaagaattttcaatactaataccatattattaaaacaataagtataaggacgt
This window contains:
- the LOC108021904 gene encoding histone H3 isoform X1; translation: MARTKQTARKSTGGKAPRKQLATKAARKSAPATGGVKKPHRYRPGTVALREIRRYQKSTELLIRKLPFQRLVREIAQDFKTDLRFQSSAVMALQEASEAYLVGLFEDTNLCAIHAKRVTIMPKDIQLARRIRGERA